Proteins encoded in a region of the Globicephala melas chromosome 1, mGloMel1.2, whole genome shotgun sequence genome:
- the ELF3 gene encoding ETS-related transcription factor Elf-3 produces MAATCEISNVFSTYFSTMYSSDDPNLASVPPAAAFGADDLVLALSSPQVPLEGTEKASWLGEQPQLWSKAQVLDWISYQVEKHKYDASTIDLSRCDMDGAALCRCAPEELRLVFGPLGDQLYSQLWDLTSSFPDELSWIMELLEKDSMALLEPLGDQGPLDQGSPFAPEMLEDCRQASPFYPGSFGTGAPSPGSSDVSTAGTGASQSPQASDSGGSDVDLDALDSKLFSGDGFPDYKKGDLKHGKRKRGRPRKLSKDSRECLEGKKSKQAPRGTHLWEFIRDILIHPELNEGLMKWENRQEGVFKFLRSEAVAQLWGQKKKNSSMTYEKLSRAMRYYYKREILERVDGRRLVYKFGKNSSGWKEEEVAGHRN; encoded by the exons ATGGCTGCAACCTGTGAGATTAGCAACGTTTTTAGCACCTACTTCAGTACGATGTACAGCTCGGATGACCCCAATCTGGCCTCTGTTCCCCCTGCCGCCGCCTTCGGGGCCGATGACCTGGTGCTGGCGCTCAGCAGCCCGCAGGTGCCCCTGGAGGGCACAG AGAAGGCCAGCTGGTTGGGAGAGCAGCCCCAGCTCTGGTCCAAGGCCCAGGTCCTGGACTGGATCAGCTACCAAGTGGAGAAGCACAAGTATGACGCCAGCACCATTGACCTCTCGCGCTGTGACATGGACGGGGCTGCGCTCTGCCGCTGCGCCCCTGAGGAGCTGCGCCTGGTCTTCGGGCCCCTGGGGGACCAGCTCTACTCCCAGCTCTGGGACCTCA CTTCCAGCTTCCCCGACGAGCTCAGCTGGATCATGGAGCTTCTGGAGAAGGACAGCATGGCGCTTCTGGAACCCCTGGGGGACCAGGGGCCCTTGG accagggaagcccctttgcccCGGAGATGCTTGAGGACTGCAGACAGGCCAGCCCCTTCTACCCGGGCAGCTTCGGCACCGGGGCCCCCTCCCCGGGCAGCTCTGACGTCTCCACCGCAG GGACTGGCGCGTCTCAGAGCCCCCAGGCCTCAGACTCCGGTGGAAGCGACGTGGACCTGGACGCCCTGGACAGCAAGCTCTTCTCTGGGG ACGGCTTTCCCGACTACAAGAAGGGGGATCTTAAGCATGGGAAGCGGAAACGGGGCCGGCCCCGAAAGCTGAGTAAAGACTCCCGGGAGTGTCTTGAGGGCAAGAAGAGCAAGCAGG CCCCCAGAGGCACCCACCTGTGGGAGTTCATCCGCGACATCCTCATCCACCCGGAGCTCAACGAGGGCCTCATGAAGTGGGAGAACCGGCAAGAGGGCGTCTTCAAGTTCCTGCGCTCGGAGGCCGTGGCCCAGCTCTGGggccagaagaagaagaacagcAGCATGACCTACGAGAAGCTGAGCCGGGCCATGAG GTACTACTACAAACGGGAGATCCTGGAGCGGGTGGACGGCCGGCGGCTTGTCTACAAGTTCGGCAAAAACTCCAGCggctggaaggaggaggaggtggccgGGCATAGGAACTGA